aaaaattagccgggtatggtggtcgtgcctgtaatcccagctactcgggaggctgaggcaggagaatcgcttgaacccaggaggcggaggttgcagtgagccgaaatcacgccattgcactccagcctgagcgacaagagtaagactccgtcttaagaaaataaagaagagcaAAGGACACACCACATCTGCATAAATCCAAGTGTGTTAAGGAACATAATCATGTTGATTGTATCCTGATTCTAGCAGGTGAAGGACTAAGCACTCAACTTGTATTTAGAGGAGAAACAAGTGTCATGATGGAGCATGTCTATTATATGGCAATTCAAAACAGTATGATTCTGATGGGGGTGGGAACTAAATGTTGGACAGGCTTTTTATACAAACCCCACCTGCATGTTCCAGAACAATAttcttacagattcaatgcagacCCCACCAATGGGTTAGCTAGACATCAAtaggctcattttcttttttttttttgagacaagagtttcactctgtcttgcaggctggagtgcaatggtgtgatctcggctcactgcaacctctgcctcctgggttcaagcaattctcctgcctcaacctcccaagtagcggggattacaggcgtccacccagcacgcctgggtaatttttgtacttagtagagacggagtttcaccatgttggccagtctggtcttgaactcctgacctcaggtaatccagccgcctgggcctcctaaagtgctgggattacaggtttgagccaccgcgcctggcccattttcttAATGTAAGTCCACAATATGTCATTAGGGGAAAATGACTTTGGCAAACTCATATGCTTCAAAGGCAGAAAGACATGTACTAAGAAGGCAGTTAGAGCTGGAAAATTCTTGACATAATTACAACTTtagcaagagaataaaaatagattttaaaagtatgtgCATGTGGGGAGGTGACAGAATATCTTTATATGTATTTAAGAAGCTGATGAGTTATCCAGACACAAAAGATAACATTCTCATCAAAACAGGCCAAGATGAAACACCAGGGGCACTCTTCATAGAAACTAAGTGGATGCTTCTGGCGCCAAATGTCTTTGCCTGGTTCTTCCGGGCATTTCTGCTTGACTCCTTCCCCCTGTATCATTCTCAAATCCCCAACCTTTCCACTGGCAAAGCCACTCTCTTCTCCCTCAGGCTCTGAAGAGATAACACAAATGTATGGATACTCTTTGTCCTTCAATTAAAAAACCTGTTGGAAGCTCCAGTGACGTTAAGAATTAACTGGTAGTTCTTTATCTTAGCTAGGCTTATGTATCCAAAATTTTGCCTGTTTTCTTGGAATTATATGAATTTCCTTATTAAACATTTGATTTGAAGGAAACTGTGCATGTCTATTAATTACCCATGATGTACATGTGTATTACTTTCTGAAATTTCTCCTTCAGTCTCACCTGAGTTTAATTTTTGCTTAAGATGTTTAGAGTTCCTGAGGTGCTTCTCTAGgctaaaatttaaagatttttttttaaaaaagcaaataaaagtaaatgaatggcTAAAAGATAAGGTTAAattttctaggctgggcatggtggctcacgcctataatactaacactttgagaggctgaggcgggaggatcacttgaacccaaaagttcgaggccagcctgggcaacatagtgagacctcatctctaaaaaaaaattttttaaaaagaattagccaagtatggtggcatatgcctgtagtcccagctaatcagggggctgaggtggaatgatcgcttgggcctgggaggcagaggctgcagtgagctgagatcatgctgctgcactccagcctgggtgaaagagggagaccctgtctcaaaaaaatgtccttaagtttctttttttggtgggggtagGAATGCaatagagaaacaaagaaaaacactgCACAAAGGGTGCAGTGTTCTACTATTCATCTAAATAATGGAGAACTGGCATTTTACAATTAAGATATAAACCTTTACCAAGCTCTTTCTCAGAAGCTCACAAAACTTAAGATAATGTGAACATCATGAGAAAGAAAGGCTCTCCAACATAAGGttgaaaatgacaataaaagaCTAGTGGGATGAACATGAATGCTTGTCAGTGACAAACACATTATGCCTACAAGGAATAAATACTGCACTTCTGTTTAGGTCTATTTACAGACAGGACCCCATGACCTTTCAGGCATAAACCTCCACTGGCAGAAGTAAGAATTTAATCACAAAAGTTCTAcggtaaattataaaaaataagaaatttggaTTTAGGCCTTCTGCTATTTCCAATACAAGTAGCTCTGAGTATTCTTGGTTGACAAGGGAATGTTTGCATTTCTAATGTTAACAAAGAAAATGTCCACCACTGGCTTCTTAACCAGAGGGAGGGAAACGGGCAGGTTTCTGGATAGAGGCTGAAGGCAAATCAAACAGGTTCACAACTAAGCATCCTATTGGGGATTCCAGGCATGGCTTTGCTTTCTGAGGGACAGCTCCACATCATCTCTAGCCAGGTTTTCCACATTGCTACCAAACTGGGGACACGTTTCTGTATCAGGCTTTTGAAAGAACTTTAAGTTATATACACATACCACCAAAGCATATACTGGTGATGCTTGATATTTAAAAGAATCCTATAGTGaatcatttatttcctttgaaaataagGTTTTCAAAAATTGGCTACAACTCTGATCGCATGAATGAGATTCAAAGATTTCTCACGTAAAAGAAAGATCTCAACATCCTTCTACTGTGAACTCGCTTTCCAAGACTAAAAACTGGTATCTCCTCTTCAGTCTCCTTACATATCTGAAATCGTTCCTGCAATATGAGAGGCACTTTTATTAGGTGTAGCATCTATTAAAAACTCTAAAGCCAGGGTAGAATTTGCTGAACAAAGTAATAGCACTAGCCTAATAGGCATTACTTATAAGGACTTTTTCCCCTTTAATATAAAAGTATAACTACAGCAGTTCAatgtacaaatacaaaaaaagttctcatactaaaaaaaaagtaccataATACTGTACATACAAAAACTGTTCAACAAGAATGATTTAAATATGTCTGTTCTTCTCCAGATCTGGAAGACACAAATGTAAAGTTCTGCAACTGTATTATTGCTAAGAACATGTGCCCGGGAGCACTGTGTTTCCCTTTCTCCCCCTCAGCCCAGCCCCGCCTCCAGAGTCCCCTGAGCTTGGATCATGAACCAACAGCATCCCTGAAGATAACCAGACCCAAATGTTTACTCAATGGAAGTCATTATTCAGTGAGCTGCTGCTTACCATAAACTATGAAAAGCACAGGTTTTAAGCCCGCCAGGATTAAATCCAGACGGAGGTCTTCCCATCCCCTGATTTGCTACTGGCAGTGCTTTTGTTGGACCCAGCTTTGGACCCCACTTTGGCCTTCTTCTCCCGGGGACCATGAGGgttgttttggtgactgtaggcCTGAACTGCCAGATCCAAGCGTTCCTGAGCCATCCTGATCTCCCGCTGCAGAGCCTCCAGGTCAGCTGGGAGGTTCTCCTCATGGCTGCCATACTGCTGTTCCTGGGCTGTGTTGGCCTTGTTTTGCTTGTAGGCGATCTTAGCATTGGACAGTTCGGTGTACTGGATTTGATCTGGTTTGACAGCAATGTTATAGCCAGGGGGAGCAGATGGTGTATTCCAAGTGAAAGGATAATTATAAGCACCCGGATCCTCAAGTTCCCTCCTTTTACTGTTTAGTGAGTCTCGAATGGTCCCAAACCCTAAATGAAGCATCTCCCAAATGTTAAGCAAGAGGCAAAGGCCTGTAACACCATACATTATCAGAAGGAAGATGGTCTTTTCAGTGGGTCTAGAAATAAAGCAGTCTATCTTATGAGGGCAAGGAAGTCTGCTGCACACATAAAACGGGTGGACTTGGAAGCCATATAGAAAATACTGCCCTATCAGAAAACCCACCTCAAACACGGTCCTTGCCAGCAACTGCAGCACATAGATTTTCATAAGCCCATCTTCCCGAATCCGTCGTCGGCCATCATGCTTAGGTTTGGGTTGGCTCTgctctttattttccttatcaCTTTCTAACTCCATCTCTGGATACATCATAGGATCCTCTTCGTTGTCCTCCTCCGTTTCTTCCAGAGCCCGGTGTTGTTTCCAGCGCATTGCATAGGGCTTGCTCCGAGCTGCCTTCTTGTCTGCTTCACCGTGCTCCATTTTGGCAATCTTGTGGATAGCATAGCCCAGGTACATCACGGAGGGAGTTGCCACGAGGATGATCTGGAACACCCAGAAGCGTACATGGGAGAGGGGTGCAAACGCATC
The sequence above is drawn from the Symphalangus syndactylus isolate Jambi chromosome 20, NHGRI_mSymSyn1-v2.1_pri, whole genome shotgun sequence genome and encodes:
- the GJC1 gene encoding gap junction gamma-1 protein; its protein translation is MSWSFLTRLLEEIHNHSTFVGKIWLTVLIVFRIVLTAVGGESIYYDEQSKFVCNTEQPGCENVCYDAFAPLSHVRFWVFQIILVATPSVMYLGYAIHKIAKMEHGEADKKAARSKPYAMRWKQHRALEETEEDNEEDPMMYPEMELESDKENKEQSQPKPKHDGRRRIREDGLMKIYVLQLLARTVFEVGFLIGQYFLYGFQVHPFYVCSRLPCPHKIDCFISRPTEKTIFLLIMYGVTGLCLLLNIWEMLHLGFGTIRDSLNSKRRELEDPGAYNYPFTWNTPSAPPGYNIAVKPDQIQYTELSNAKIAYKQNKANTAQEQQYGSHEENLPADLEALQREIRMAQERLDLAVQAYSHQNNPHGPREKKAKVGSKAGSNKSTASSKSGDGKTSVWI